In Arcobacter ellisii, a genomic segment contains:
- a CDS encoding DUF294 nucleotidyltransferase-like domain-containing protein, producing MSIQDQEAFLSNIHPFQVLTPGQMSLCIQHMDIAYYPKDTILISPEKIPNHFFIIIKGSVYEYSADNVVVMDYESEDSFDSNSLIYGKCSNTFRVNEELICYEIEKNTFLNLIEKNQQFKDYFLKDLVNKIQSLKDKEYTSQLSSFMIAKVEDTLIHEACIVEENTKLIDAIQKSMEYKTSTIIIKKASGEYGIITDSLLKVKVLLEGRDLDIPVESIAIFPLLTVNNDDYLFEALTILIKKNIKRIGVTNSKGEMIGILEQIDVLSHFANHSYVVDSKIKKAKNVEDLKSASKDLINIIKSLHAKGVKVNHISNLIGQLNTKVYQKLYNLVLPKELRNDACLIVMGSEGRNEQIIKTDQDNALVVRDDVDVEQYRPYMQEITKHLIDFGYPPCEGNIMVSNPFWCKNVKEYKAETVRWIEAPDMQNYMDLAIFFDSFAVAGDKELLINLKDNLFNKLHDKDVFMAYFARATLAFDTPTTISNFMTKTHFIDIKKAAVFPIVQGIRSLALRERIRETTTVKRIKILEEKKILEKDKAAELLEAFDVVNTLRLKSQLEDIQAGKKINNEIDTHSLGKIERDLLKDSFKIVIEFKKFINYVFKIDKIS from the coding sequence ATGAGTATACAAGATCAAGAGGCTTTTCTTTCAAATATTCATCCTTTTCAAGTTTTAACTCCAGGACAAATGTCTTTATGTATTCAACATATGGATATCGCTTATTATCCTAAAGATACGATATTAATTAGTCCAGAAAAAATTCCTAATCATTTTTTTATTATTATAAAAGGTTCAGTTTATGAGTACTCTGCTGATAATGTTGTTGTTATGGATTATGAAAGTGAAGATTCTTTTGATTCAAACTCTTTGATTTATGGAAAATGTTCTAACACATTTAGAGTAAATGAAGAACTAATTTGTTATGAAATTGAAAAGAATACTTTTCTTAATTTAATTGAAAAAAATCAACAATTCAAAGACTATTTTCTAAAAGATTTAGTAAATAAAATTCAATCACTAAAAGATAAAGAGTACACTTCTCAACTCTCGTCATTTATGATTGCAAAAGTTGAAGATACTTTAATTCATGAAGCTTGTATAGTTGAAGAAAATACAAAATTAATTGATGCAATTCAAAAATCAATGGAGTATAAAACTTCAACAATAATTATAAAAAAAGCATCTGGTGAATATGGAATTATTACAGATTCACTTTTAAAAGTAAAAGTATTATTAGAGGGTAGAGATTTAGATATTCCAGTAGAAAGTATTGCTATTTTCCCTCTTCTAACTGTAAATAATGATGACTATTTATTTGAAGCTCTTACAATATTAATCAAAAAGAATATAAAAAGAATTGGTGTAACAAATAGTAAAGGTGAAATGATAGGAATATTAGAACAAATTGATGTTCTTTCACATTTTGCAAATCACAGTTATGTTGTAGATTCAAAAATCAAAAAAGCTAAAAATGTTGAGGACTTAAAATCTGCAAGTAAAGATTTAATTAATATCATAAAAAGTTTACACGCAAAAGGTGTAAAAGTAAATCATATTTCAAATCTAATTGGTCAATTAAATACAAAAGTTTATCAAAAACTTTATAACCTAGTTTTACCAAAAGAGTTAAGAAATGATGCTTGTCTGATTGTAATGGGAAGTGAAGGAAGAAATGAACAGATTATAAAAACTGACCAAGATAATGCTTTAGTTGTAAGAGATGATGTTGATGTTGAACAATATAGACCTTATATGCAAGAAATAACTAAACACTTAATAGACTTTGGTTATCCTCCTTGTGAAGGTAATATTATGGTTTCAAATCCATTTTGGTGCAAAAATGTAAAAGAGTATAAAGCTGAAACAGTAAGATGGATAGAAGCTCCTGATATGCAAAATTATATGGATTTAGCAATATTCTTTGATTCATTTGCAGTTGCAGGAGATAAAGAGTTATTAATTAATTTAAAAGATAATTTATTTAATAAACTTCACGATAAAGACGTATTTATGGCATATTTTGCAAGGGCAACACTTGCTTTTGATACACCAACAACAATTTCTAATTTTATGACAAAAACACACTTTATTGATATTAAAAAAGCAGCTGTTTTTCCAATCGTTCAAGGAATTAGAAGTTTAGCTTTAAGAGAAAGAATTAGAGAAACAACAACTGTAAAAAGAATAAAAATTTTAGAAGAGAAAAAAATCTTAGAAAAAGACAAAGCAGCTGAATTATTGGAAGCTTTTGATGTTGTAAATACATTAAGATTAAAGTCTCAATTAGAAGATATTCAAGCTGGGAAAAAAATCAATAATGAAATTGACACACATAGTTTAGGAAAAATTGAAAGGGATTTATTAAAAGACTCTTTCAAAATTGTTATTGAATTTAAAAAATTCATTAATTATGTATTTAAAATAGATAAGATTTCATAA
- a CDS encoding sodium:solute symporter family protein produces MELQTLIYLFVGVSFAIYIGIALWAKAGSTKDFYVAGGGVHPVANGMATAADWMSAASFISLAGIIAFKGSDGAAYLMGWTGGYVLLAMLLAPYLRKFGKFTVPDFVGDRYYSDTARLVAVIGVIFVSFTYVAGQMRGVGIVFSRFLQVDVNTGVIIGMAIVFFYSVLGGMKGITYTQVAQYVVMIFAYTIPAIFLSLQVTDTFLPQLGIFATTTFAFSTGVQVIPEGTYLLHALDQSLLDLGFKPYTEPGNLWNVFMLTTALMLGTAGLPHVIVRFFTVPTVKDARVSAGWALVFIAIMYTTISSVASFSRINLIKNVQNVEYSAFVNGEAKHIDGTSNNGKWFATWENGGLLAWNDRNGDGKIQYASGAAFDGKGGKPAYDGDKRAEDGHKLSTNAKGAADEKELAKGNGIANEIYVDNDIMVLANPEIANLPNWVIAFIAAGGLAAALSTAAGLLLVIASAISHDLMGQVIFKDKATGKSTLNEKTELMWARISAIVAIVIAGYLGINPPGFVAQVVAFAFGLAAAAFFPTIILGVFDKRMNKEGAIAGILVGLIFTFGYIVYFVFMGWIKRKLSIWN; encoded by the coding sequence ATGGAATTACAAACATTAATTTATCTATTCGTAGGTGTTTCTTTCGCAATTTATATAGGTATTGCATTGTGGGCAAAAGCTGGATCAACTAAAGATTTCTATGTTGCTGGTGGTGGAGTTCACCCTGTTGCAAATGGTATGGCAACTGCTGCTGACTGGATGTCTGCTGCGTCATTTATCTCACTTGCAGGTATTATTGCTTTCAAAGGAAGTGATGGAGCTGCTTATTTAATGGGATGGACTGGTGGATACGTTCTACTTGCAATGTTACTTGCTCCTTATTTAAGAAAATTTGGTAAATTTACTGTTCCAGATTTCGTAGGTGATAGATACTATTCTGATACAGCTAGACTTGTTGCTGTTATTGGTGTAATTTTCGTTTCATTTACTTATGTTGCAGGACAAATGAGAGGTGTTGGTATCGTATTCTCAAGATTCTTACAAGTTGATGTAAATACAGGTGTTATTATTGGTATGGCAATTGTATTCTTCTACTCTGTTCTTGGTGGTATGAAAGGTATTACGTATACTCAAGTTGCACAATATGTTGTAATGATTTTTGCTTATACAATTCCAGCAATTTTCTTATCATTACAAGTAACTGATACATTCTTACCTCAATTAGGTATTTTTGCAACAACTACGTTTGCATTTAGTACAGGTGTACAAGTAATTCCTGAAGGAACTTACCTTTTACATGCACTAGATCAATCTTTACTTGATTTAGGATTTAAACCTTATACTGAGCCAGGTAACTTATGGAATGTATTTATGTTAACAACTGCTTTAATGTTAGGAACAGCTGGTCTTCCTCACGTTATCGTTAGATTCTTTACAGTTCCAACAGTAAAAGATGCAAGAGTATCTGCTGGATGGGCTTTAGTATTCATTGCTATTATGTATACAACTATTTCTTCTGTTGCTTCTTTCTCAAGAATCAACTTAATTAAAAATGTACAAAATGTTGAGTATTCTGCATTTGTAAATGGTGAAGCAAAACATATTGATGGAACATCAAATAATGGTAAATGGTTTGCTACTTGGGAAAATGGTGGATTATTAGCATGGAATGATAGAAATGGTGATGGTAAAATCCAATATGCTTCTGGAGCTGCATTTGATGGTAAAGGTGGAAAACCTGCATACGATGGAGATAAAAGAGCAGAAGATGGACATAAGTTAAGTACTAATGCTAAAGGTGCAGCTGATGAGAAAGAATTAGCAAAAGGTAATGGAATTGCTAATGAAATCTATGTTGATAATGACATTATGGTTCTTGCAAACCCTGAGATTGCAAACTTACCAAACTGGGTTATCGCATTTATCGCAGCTGGAGGTTTAGCAGCAGCATTATCAACAGCAGCTGGATTATTACTTGTAATTGCGTCAGCTATTTCACACGATTTAATGGGACAAGTTATCTTTAAAGATAAAGCAACTGGTAAATCTACATTAAATGAAAAAACAGAGTTAATGTGGGCAAGAATTTCAGCTATCGTTGCAATCGTTATTGCAGGATATTTAGGAATTAACCCTCCAGGTTTCGTTGCACAAGTTGTTGCTTTTGCATTTGGTTTAGCAGCTGCTGCATTCTTCCCTACAATTATCCTTGGGGTATTTGATAAGAGAATGAATAAAGAAGGTGCGATTGCAGGTATTTTAGTTGGATTAATCTTCACATTTGGATATATTGTTTACTTCGTATTCATGGGGTGGATTAAAAGAAAACTATCTATTTGGAATTGA
- a CDS encoding DUF4212 domain-containing protein, translating to MSPEKAQAYWKENISMIIKLLVVWFLVSFGCGILFINELNTIEISGVKLGYWFAQQGAIYIFVILIFVYVKVMTGIDEKYGVNE from the coding sequence ATGAGTCCAGAAAAAGCACAAGCATACTGGAAAGAAAATATTTCTATGATTATCAAATTACTTGTAGTTTGGTTTCTAGTTTCTTTTGGTTGTGGAATTTTATTTATTAACGAACTAAACACTATTGAGATTAGTGGAGTTAAATTAGGTTACTGGTTTGCACAACAAGGTGCAATTTATATATTTGTTATCTTAATTTTTGTTTACGTAAAAGTAATGACAGGAATTGATGAGAAATATGGCGTAAATGAATAG
- a CDS encoding response regulator transcription factor → MKILLLEDELMLNNAISEYLRNIGHMVESFSDGQEVLDNINSSYDLLVLDINVPTKDGFEILSELNSKKIYIPTIFISALIDIEDISKAYDLGCREYIKKPFHLGELGIKINQILKKEQNNTSHIRFSENYSYSKDKQTLYFNGEPQNLTKKQLEIIHILALNINMIVDFERFRIDIWDGENIDNPTIRAEISRLKKALKEDFIKNIRGLGYKIDRYYSV, encoded by the coding sequence ATGAAGATACTACTGCTTGAAGATGAATTAATGCTAAATAATGCAATAAGTGAATATTTAAGAAATATAGGTCATATGGTTGAAAGTTTTTCAGATGGACAAGAAGTTCTTGATAATATAAATAGTTCATATGATTTACTTGTGTTAGATATAAATGTTCCTACAAAAGATGGTTTTGAGATTTTAAGTGAATTAAATAGCAAAAAAATCTATATTCCAACTATTTTTATTTCTGCATTGATTGATATTGAAGATATTTCTAAAGCATATGATTTAGGATGTCGAGAATATATAAAAAAACCTTTTCATTTAGGTGAATTAGGTATCAAAATAAATCAAATTCTAAAAAAAGAACAAAATAACACTTCACATATTAGATTTTCAGAAAACTATTCTTACTCAAAAGATAAACAAACTTTATATTTTAATGGTGAACCACAAAATCTAACAAAAAAACAGTTAGAAATCATCCATATTCTAGCATTAAATATCAATATGATTGTTGATTTTGAAAGATTCAGAATTGATATATGGGATGGAGAAAATATTGATAACCCAACAATTAGAGCTGAAATTTCAAGATTAAAAAAAGCATTAAAAGAAGATTTTATAAAAAATATTAGAGGTCTTGGTTATAAAATAGACAGATATTATTCTGTATAA
- a CDS encoding cache domain-containing protein, translating to MLKAKSLYHLIVYSILFIIILISFFTFIIINNAHEELQEKIHTLKNDYTNSQKTLIKNQVNYVINFIDYYYNQNKDKKPLETIQKEVIEAIEKLRIGDNPNEYIFIYNFNGTVIQNSVSKGNIGKNFLNVVDSKGKEVIKELINTSKKEFGGYVDYVWFKPEINKETNKVSYAKSYNAWNWSIGKGVYLDEIDKLVHLKEEEYNQKISNYTLQITSLTVMLILYSIFIYKNATILIVNDVKEIGKYFKESQKNDEPINQNRIIFGEFKVIANYATDAMNNIKLKTHMLEDLNKNLEYKVNEKTKELTNLIESQKKFIKNSVHEINTPLSIIRTNIDLLKMKIPNNKYITNIESGSKIIQYIYDDLSYLIKKDRVIYEKEYLDFTNILKNRLDFFDEIAKSNSLYFINSIEDDLYIKFNVTELQRIIDNNLSNAIKYSFAQSAIFVKLYYLNDDEIEFSVTTNSKKIEDTEKIFDDFYRENSARGGFGLGLKIVKDICDKNLVIINLNSNEKETKFTYRFKINEDTTA from the coding sequence ATGTTAAAAGCAAAAAGTTTATATCATCTCATCGTATATAGTATTTTATTTATTATTATTCTAATATCTTTTTTTACTTTTATCATCATAAATAATGCTCACGAAGAATTACAAGAAAAAATACACACTTTAAAAAATGATTATACTAATAGTCAAAAAACTTTGATTAAAAATCAAGTTAACTATGTAATTAATTTTATTGATTATTATTACAACCAAAACAAAGATAAAAAGCCTTTAGAAACTATCCAAAAAGAAGTTATTGAAGCCATTGAGAAACTAAGAATTGGAGATAATCCAAATGAATATATTTTTATATACAATTTTAATGGTACTGTAATACAAAATTCTGTTTCAAAAGGAAATATTGGTAAAAACTTTTTAAATGTTGTTGATTCAAAGGGAAAAGAAGTTATTAAAGAATTGATAAACACTTCTAAAAAAGAGTTTGGTGGTTATGTTGATTATGTTTGGTTTAAACCAGAGATAAATAAAGAAACCAATAAAGTATCATATGCAAAATCTTATAATGCTTGGAATTGGTCAATTGGAAAAGGTGTATATTTAGATGAAATTGATAAATTAGTACACTTAAAAGAAGAAGAATACAATCAAAAAATATCAAACTATACTCTTCAAATTACTTCTTTAACAGTTATGTTAATTCTTTACTCTATTTTTATATATAAAAATGCAACCATACTAATTGTTAATGACGTAAAAGAGATAGGAAAATATTTTAAAGAATCACAAAAAAATGATGAACCTATTAATCAAAATAGAATTATTTTTGGGGAATTTAAAGTAATTGCTAATTATGCAACAGATGCAATGAATAATATAAAATTAAAAACTCATATGCTTGAAGATTTAAATAAAAATCTTGAATACAAAGTAAATGAAAAAACAAAAGAATTAACCAACTTGATTGAATCTCAAAAAAAATTTATAAAAAATTCAGTTCACGAAATAAATACACCTTTATCAATTATAAGAACAAATATTGATTTACTTAAAATGAAAATTCCAAATAACAAATATATTACAAATATTGAATCAGGTTCAAAAATCATTCAATATATTTATGATGATTTATCATATTTAATAAAAAAAGATAGAGTAATTTATGAAAAAGAGTATTTGGATTTTACTAATATTTTAAAAAATAGATTAGATTTTTTTGATGAAATTGCAAAATCAAACTCTTTATATTTTATAAATAGTATTGAAGATGATTTATATATAAAATTTAATGTTACAGAGCTTCAAAGGATAATTGATAATAATCTTTCAAATGCAATTAAATACTCATTTGCCCAATCTGCAATTTTTGTAAAATTGTATTATTTAAATGATGATGAAATAGAGTTTTCAGTAACAACAAACTCTAAAAAAATAGAAGATACAGAAAAAATATTTGATGATTTTTATAGAGAAAATTCAGCCCGAGGTGGTTTTGGATTAGGCTTAAAAATCGTAAAAGATATATGTGATAAAAATTTAGTTATAATCAATCTTAATTCAAATGAAAAAGAGACAAAATTTACTTATAGGTTTAAAATAAATGAAGATACTACTGCTTGA
- a CDS encoding CinA family protein, translating to MYEDIFNENDMIKLQELLRTYNKTITTAESCTGGLVASLITKISGSSDIFNGSIVTYSNKIKNQELNVKNETLETFGAVSIEVVNEMLDGVIKKFNADFAIAISGIAGPTGKTKNKPVGTVVIGISDSNNHKIVNMYHFKGSREEVQIQAAKTSLKEISKFIQKTLDK from the coding sequence ATGTATGAAGATATATTTAATGAAAATGATATGATAAAGCTACAAGAACTTTTAAGAACATATAATAAAACTATTACAACTGCTGAATCTTGTACAGGAGGTTTAGTTGCAAGTTTAATTACAAAAATCTCTGGCTCATCTGATATTTTTAATGGAAGCATAGTTACATACTCAAATAAAATAAAAAATCAAGAATTAAATGTAAAAAATGAAACTTTAGAAACATTTGGTGCAGTTAGTATTGAAGTTGTAAATGAGATGTTAGATGGAGTAATTAAAAAATTTAATGCAGATTTTGCAATAGCTATCTCAGGAATTGCAGGTCCAACTGGTAAAACAAAAAATAAACCTGTAGGTACAGTTGTTATTGGAATAAGTGACTCAAACAACCATAAAATCGTTAATATGTACCACTTTAAAGGTTCAAGAGAAGAAGTGCAAATACAAGCTGCAAAAACATCTTTAAAAGAAATTTCAAAATTTATTCAAAAAACTCTTGACAAATAA
- a CDS encoding FAD-dependent oxidoreductase, protein MNEKHYEVVIVGGGISGAALFFELAKYSDVNSMCLLEKYEDLATLNSKGTSNSQTIHVGDIETNYTFEKAKITKRTAKMIEKFNLMYNLQDKIMFKHQKMALGVGEKEVQFITDRYNKFKEIFPYLELWDKETLKEKEPLLVWADKERTKERPEPIIAMGTDDQYTTVDFGAMTKELVKAGQNADSSKTTDVFFNSEVEEIEKVGSKFKLTTTNGTVYTADFVVVDAGAHSLFLAHKMGYGKHMGSLSMAGSFYITNGTYLNGKVYMVQNDKLPFAALHGDPDILCEGKTRFGPTALALLVLERYKGGKSFFQCLKTMNFDGSIMKIFWDLLKDSDIRNYVFKNFLFEVPGINKGLFVKDARKIVPSLSVDDIEYAKGFGGVRPQVLNKTEKKLMLGEASITELEGIIFNMTPSPGATSCLGNAERDIKKVCEHLGKTFYEDQFLADFTDDK, encoded by the coding sequence ATGAATGAAAAACACTATGAAGTAGTAATTGTTGGTGGAGGAATCTCTGGGGCAGCTCTATTTTTCGAGTTAGCAAAATATTCTGATGTAAACAGTATGTGTTTATTAGAAAAATACGAAGACTTAGCTACATTAAATTCAAAAGGTACAAGTAACTCTCAAACTATTCACGTGGGAGATATTGAAACAAATTATACATTTGAAAAAGCTAAAATCACAAAAAGAACAGCTAAGATGATTGAAAAATTCAACTTAATGTATAATCTTCAAGATAAAATTATGTTCAAACACCAAAAAATGGCTCTTGGAGTTGGTGAAAAAGAAGTTCAATTTATAACTGATAGATATAACAAATTTAAAGAAATTTTCCCTTACTTAGAATTATGGGATAAAGAGACTTTAAAAGAAAAAGAACCTTTATTAGTTTGGGCAGATAAAGAAAGAACAAAAGAAAGACCAGAACCAATTATTGCTATGGGAACAGATGATCAATATACAACTGTTGATTTTGGAGCAATGACTAAAGAATTAGTTAAAGCTGGTCAAAATGCTGATAGTTCTAAAACAACTGATGTATTCTTTAATTCTGAAGTTGAAGAGATTGAAAAAGTTGGAAGTAAATTCAAATTAACTACAACAAATGGTACAGTTTATACCGCTGATTTCGTTGTTGTTGACGCTGGTGCTCACTCATTATTCTTAGCTCACAAAATGGGTTATGGAAAACATATGGGTTCTTTATCAATGGCAGGGTCATTCTATATTACAAATGGAACTTACTTAAATGGTAAAGTTTACATGGTTCAAAATGATAAATTACCATTTGCTGCTCTTCATGGAGATCCAGATATCCTTTGTGAAGGTAAAACAAGATTTGGACCAACTGCATTAGCATTATTAGTTCTTGAAAGATACAAAGGTGGAAAATCATTCTTCCAATGTCTAAAAACTATGAATTTTGATGGAAGCATTATGAAAATTTTCTGGGACTTATTAAAAGATTCAGATATTAGAAATTATGTATTCAAAAACTTCTTATTTGAAGTACCAGGAATTAATAAAGGTCTATTCGTAAAAGATGCTAGAAAAATCGTTCCATCTTTAAGTGTAGATGATATTGAATATGCAAAAGGATTTGGAGGGGTTAGACCTCAAGTTTTAAATAAAACTGAGAAAAAATTAATGCTTGGAGAAGCTTCAATTACTGAGCTTGAAGGAATTATCTTTAATATGACTCCATCACCAGGTGCTACATCTTGTTTAGGAAATGCAGAAAGAGATATCAAAAAAGTTTGTGAACACTTAGGTAAAACTTTCTATGAAGATCAATTCTTAGCTGACTTTACTGACGACAAATAA